In Comamonadaceae bacterium OS-1, a single window of DNA contains:
- the ubiI gene encoding 2-octaprenylphenol hydroxylase, with protein MAQPFDICIRGAGIVGRTLALLLARDRLRVALVADPAYPHPADDVRAYALNTASRTLLESLRCWPDAQHATPVQHMHVWGDKGGEVTFASSEQGAPALAWIVDVPALEARLGEAVRYQPMIEVVEAPVHAALTVVCEGKASATRAELGVDFDSMPYHQQAIATRLQCEKPHGQTARQWFADGEILAFLPLQGETGNSVAVVWSVQEGRAAALLALSPEDFCKALQEASHGALGNLALDGPRAAWPLHKAQANHWIGSKDQRAWVLAGDAAHTVHPLAGQGLNLGLGDAATLAQVLHGRDYWRSVGDVKLLRQYERARKTALLAVGGATDGLQQLFARNDATTQGLRNWGMQGFERSGWVKAWVARQAMGLETIRN; from the coding sequence ATGGCCCAACCTTTTGACATTTGTATCCGTGGCGCTGGCATTGTCGGCCGCACTTTGGCGTTGTTGCTGGCGCGCGACCGGCTGCGCGTGGCTTTGGTGGCCGACCCGGCATACCCCCACCCTGCCGACGACGTGCGTGCCTACGCGCTGAACACGGCATCGCGCACGCTGCTCGAATCCCTGCGCTGCTGGCCCGATGCGCAGCACGCCACCCCGGTGCAGCACATGCATGTCTGGGGCGACAAGGGTGGCGAGGTCACGTTCGCCTCCAGCGAGCAGGGCGCACCTGCGCTGGCCTGGATTGTGGACGTTCCCGCGCTGGAAGCCCGCTTGGGAGAAGCGGTGCGCTACCAGCCGATGATCGAGGTGGTGGAAGCCCCGGTCCACGCGGCGCTCACCGTGGTCTGCGAAGGCAAGGCCAGCGCCACCCGGGCCGAGCTGGGCGTGGACTTCGACAGCATGCCCTACCACCAGCAGGCCATCGCCACCCGGCTGCAATGTGAAAAACCGCACGGCCAGACGGCGCGGCAGTGGTTTGCCGACGGCGAAATCCTGGCTTTTTTGCCCTTGCAGGGCGAGACGGGGAACTCTGTGGCCGTGGTGTGGTCTGTGCAAGAAGGCCGCGCAGCCGCACTGCTGGCCTTGTCGCCCGAAGATTTCTGCAAAGCTTTGCAAGAGGCCAGCCACGGCGCGCTGGGAAACCTGGCGTTGGACGGCCCACGGGCGGCCTGGCCGTTGCACAAGGCCCAGGCCAACCACTGGATCGGCAGCAAGGACCAACGCGCGTGGGTATTGGCAGGCGACGCAGCCCACACCGTGCACCCGCTGGCGGGCCAGGGGCTGAACCTGGGCCTGGGCGATGCGGCCACGCTGGCGCAGGTGCTGCACGGGCGCGACTACTGGCGCAGTGTGGGCGATGTGAAATTGCTGCGGCAGTACGAGCGGGCACGCAAGACGGCGCTGCTGGCAGTGGGCGGGGCGACGGACGGTTTGCAGCAGTTGTTTGCGCGCAATGATGCGACCACGCAGGGGCTGCGCAACTGGGGCATGCAGGGGTTTGAGCGCAGCGGCTGGGTGAAAGCCTGGGTCGCGCGGCAGGCCATGGGATTAGAAACAATCAGGAATTGA
- the dsbC gene encoding putative thiol:disulfide interchange protein DsbC: MTFLKIAAATAIAMACLGAQADEAALRKNLAERIPQMPKIEEVNKSAMPGLFELTVSGGDIMYTDAEGNFLIQGNLIDTKARRNLTEERIAKLSAVDFDSLPSKDAFTIVRGNGKRKIAVFEDPNCGYCKRFEKDLQKVDNVTISLYLYPILSADSTDKSRNIWCAKDKAKAWQDWMLRSQTPAQAAASCDAPALARNVEFGRKYRITGTPTLLFADGSRIPGAVPVEQVEAQLAKIK; the protein is encoded by the coding sequence ATGACATTTTTGAAAATTGCAGCGGCCACGGCCATCGCCATGGCTTGCCTGGGTGCACAAGCCGACGAAGCCGCCCTGCGCAAGAACCTGGCCGAGCGCATTCCGCAGATGCCCAAGATCGAAGAAGTCAACAAAAGCGCCATGCCCGGCCTGTTTGAGCTGACGGTGAGCGGCGGCGACATCATGTACACCGATGCCGAAGGCAACTTTCTGATCCAGGGCAACCTGATCGACACCAAGGCCCGCCGCAACCTGACCGAAGAGCGCATCGCCAAACTCAGCGCGGTGGACTTCGACAGCCTGCCCAGCAAAGACGCGTTCACCATCGTGCGCGGCAACGGCAAACGCAAGATTGCGGTGTTCGAAGACCCCAACTGCGGTTACTGCAAGCGCTTCGAGAAGGATTTGCAGAAGGTGGACAACGTGACCATCTCGCTATACCTCTACCCCATCCTCAGCGCCGACTCCACCGACAAATCGCGCAACATCTGGTGCGCCAAAGACAAGGCCAAGGCCTGGCAGGACTGGATGCTGCGCAGCCAGACTCCCGCCCAGGCAGCAGCCAGCTGCGATGCGCCCGCGCTGGCGCGCAACGTCGAGTTCGGCCGCAAGTACCGCATCACCGGTACGCCCACGCTGCTGTTTGCCGACGGTTCGCGCATCCCTGGTGCGGTGCCGGTGGAGCAGGTCGAAGCCCAACTGGCCAAGATCAAGTAA
- the echA8 gene encoding putative enoyl-CoA hydratase echA8, whose protein sequence is MDYQAITVTTEAGKVGIVTLNRPKQLNALSDQLMDELGHALKAFDADPAIGCMVVTGSEKAFAAGADIAAMAAYDFAETFKTDFVTRNWEIMRTVRKPVIAAVAGFALGGGCELAMMCDFIIAADNAKFGQPEIKLGVIPGGGGTQRLPRAVGKSKAMDMALTGRMMDATEAERAGLVSRVVPLDQLMTEVLGAALMICDYGQLAVMATKESVNRAFESSLSEGMLFERRLFHAMFSTADKREGMDAFLNKRKAVFTHR, encoded by the coding sequence ATGGACTACCAGGCAATTACCGTGACCACCGAAGCGGGCAAGGTCGGCATCGTCACCCTGAACCGCCCCAAGCAGCTCAACGCGCTGAGCGACCAGCTGATGGACGAGCTGGGCCACGCGCTCAAGGCCTTTGATGCCGATCCGGCCATTGGCTGCATGGTCGTCACCGGCAGCGAGAAAGCCTTTGCGGCAGGTGCCGACATCGCGGCCATGGCGGCCTACGACTTTGCCGAGACATTCAAGACCGACTTCGTGACCCGCAACTGGGAAATCATGCGCACCGTGCGCAAACCGGTGATTGCCGCCGTGGCAGGCTTTGCGCTGGGCGGCGGCTGCGAGCTGGCGATGATGTGCGACTTCATCATCGCCGCAGACAACGCCAAGTTTGGCCAGCCCGAAATCAAGCTGGGCGTGATTCCCGGCGGCGGCGGCACCCAACGCCTGCCGCGCGCCGTGGGCAAATCCAAGGCCATGGACATGGCGCTGACGGGCCGCATGATGGACGCGACCGAGGCAGAGCGCGCAGGCCTGGTGAGCCGCGTGGTGCCGCTGGACCAGCTGATGACCGAGGTGCTGGGTGCGGCACTGATGATTTGCGACTATGGCCAACTGGCGGTGATGGCGACCAAGGAATCGGTCAACCGCGCCTTCGAGAGCAGCCTGAGCGAAGGCATGCTGTTCGAGCGCCGCCTGTTCCACGCCATGTTCTCCACGGCGGACAAACGCGAAGGCATGGACGCGTTCCTGAACAAGCGCAAGGCAGTTTTTACGCACCGGTAA
- the bcr_2 gene encoding bicyclomycin resistance protein, with the protein MKSNFFRTALVLGLLSAIGPFAIDMYLPALPSIGQTLNASMAAVQLSLMVFFVSMGIGQIIYGPVSDMFGRKAPLYFGLLLFAAGSIGCALAPDVHTLVVLRFIQGLGACAGMVIPRAVVRDLHTGHDAARLMSLLMLVFSVSPILAPLAGSFLIEWFGWRSVFWAVTVAAALGLALLATSLPETRPASERVNSSVGSALAGYGKLLRDRHYLGLVLIGAFGMASFFAYLANSSFIMIDHYGLTPRQYSITFSVNAAAFIGVSQFTGKLSQRFGLVKVVNIAVTGFAAVMAMLLLVNLAGVDRLDVLIALLFVGFGFLGLVVPTTAVLALEEHGEIAGTASALMGTIQFVVGALVMAVVGLFVDGSARPMVLGIAGSAIAAFVFARITLGGTRAVPAV; encoded by the coding sequence ATGAAATCAAACTTCTTCCGCACTGCACTGGTCCTGGGTTTGCTGTCGGCCATCGGGCCGTTTGCCATCGACATGTACCTGCCCGCCCTGCCCTCCATCGGCCAGACCTTGAACGCCTCCATGGCGGCGGTGCAGCTCAGCCTGATGGTGTTTTTTGTGTCCATGGGCATTGGGCAAATCATTTACGGGCCGGTGTCCGACATGTTTGGCCGCAAGGCACCGCTGTACTTCGGCCTGCTGCTGTTTGCGGCGGGCAGCATTGGCTGCGCGCTGGCCCCCGACGTGCACACCCTGGTGGTGCTGCGCTTCATCCAGGGCCTGGGCGCTTGCGCAGGCATGGTGATTCCGCGCGCCGTCGTGCGCGACCTGCACACCGGCCATGATGCCGCCCGGCTGATGTCGCTGCTGATGCTGGTGTTCAGCGTGTCACCCATCCTGGCCCCGCTGGCGGGCAGCTTTTTGATCGAGTGGTTTGGCTGGCGCAGCGTGTTCTGGGCCGTCACGGTGGCCGCGGCCCTGGGCCTGGCCCTGCTGGCTACCAGCCTGCCCGAAACCCGCCCCGCATCCGAGCGGGTCAACAGCAGCGTGGGCAGCGCCCTGGCGGGCTACGGCAAGCTGCTGCGCGACCGGCATTACCTGGGGCTGGTGCTGATCGGGGCCTTTGGCATGGCCAGCTTCTTTGCCTACCTGGCCAATTCGTCCTTCATCATGATCGACCACTACGGGCTCACACCGCGCCAGTACAGCATCACCTTCTCGGTCAACGCCGCCGCCTTCATTGGTGTGTCGCAGTTCACCGGCAAGCTGAGCCAGCGCTTTGGCCTGGTCAAGGTGGTGAACATCGCGGTGACCGGCTTTGCCGCGGTGATGGCGATGCTGTTGCTGGTCAACCTGGCGGGCGTGGACCGGCTGGACGTGCTGATCGCGCTGCTGTTCGTCGGCTTTGGCTTTCTGGGCCTGGTAGTGCCCACCACCGCCGTGCTGGCGCTGGAAGAACACGGCGAGATAGCAGGCACCGCATCGGCGCTGATGGGCACCATCCAGTTTGTGGTGGGCGCGTTGGTGATGGCGGTGGTGGGCCTGTTTGTGGACGGCAGCGCCCGGCCCATGGTGCTGGGGATTGCCGGGTCGGCGATTGCCGCCTTTGTGTTTGCGCGGATCACGCTGGGTGGCACGCGCGCCGTGCCCGCGGTTTAG